The following coding sequences are from one Venturia canescens isolate UGA chromosome 5, ASM1945775v1, whole genome shotgun sequence window:
- the LOC122410585 gene encoding apoptosis-resistant E3 ubiquitin protein ligase 1 isoform X1, protein MARWSTVLSGVFLALSMVLSLGKLLMLAATNGNNGDLNEADQWLAEIGLERYRPIFRKKGISSLASCGEVEALPELPPQDEERLQRAARLLQQRLVLRQWLTDHGLNVHYQKLMQMEVVSLEDVYGVQDNEVRGVLGKDLQRWIQARQTLPTSKDILEALKADLWSSVVKNSQHQDAWTWGGMLVVSVSVAGLVTLAAMTQPALAPEAKHSLLQYVTGKYLLPSNCRVHFEWEEPQLVGETMTFTVKFYQRNGQPYPICDKDNLIVEVTEGARRVATLIELGGTDPLAANTAVVKFTVRHAGQYRIAVLIGSCHVHGSPFLKTFLPGPPDPNKTVFVRQSSTVVCTAGIAHSMTIEPRDEYDNLCLFGSGEEPTDGYHVNITRIGSTCEEGLQPEGCTISLEYDCPNQRIRLKVGFPKGGCYHATVSLSGLQLHNGDFDIIVLEGPVARMVHNNVASKDPDICYAAKLLGMQGEKFSKPKKVFCFISPKQLTIKEYLLKFIPKRLVTFRLCPSTKVNLSTFHFESWSNQHEGYDSFSIDDGCQPPIQLISHYRDVIAATFTLFLLKNIGGSETFADKQDFFYHEVRKHHQKHYHEKLSMKVQRDKLLESSMKATKGFSVSEWCRNFEITFQGEQGVDWGGVRREWFELICASLFDAGNGLFASFGESQQALVHPNNKRPPNLKLKHYEFAGRIVGKCLYESALGGSYRQLVRARFTRSFLAQIIGLRVHYKYFEQDDPDLYLSKVKYILENDVEEMELYFVEEEYDKDGQLLKVAELIPGGSKLRVTNDTKLRYLDALAQHRLASSIRNEVDHFLRGLNDLIPDNLLGIFDENELELLLCGTGEYSVADLRAHHIVNGSSPEFLRVLDWYWTAVSNFTQEEMARLLQFTTGCSQLPPGGFQQLSPRFQITAAPTFANLPTAHTCFNQLCLPDYECYDHFERALLLAISEGTEGFGMI, encoded by the exons ATGGCACGATGGTCAACCGTTCTGTCGGGTGTTTTTTTAGCTCTGTCTATGGTCTTATCTCTGGGAAAACTGCTTATGCTCGCTGCAACTAACGGCAACAACGGCGATCTGAACGAAGCTGATCAGTGGCTGGCAGAAATTGGCCTGGAACGATATCGACCCATTTTCAGGAAGAAAG GAATCTCGAGTCTGGCGAGTTGCGGGGAGGTCGAGGCGCTGCCCGAGCTACCACCGCAGGATGAGGAACGTCTGCAACGAGCGGCAAGATTGTTGCAACAGAGGCTGGTTTTACGACAGTGGTTAACGGATCACGGTCTCAATGTTCATTATCAAAA GCTGATGCAAATGGAAGTAGTATCTCTTGAAGACGTTTACGGGGTGCAAGATAACGAGGTACGCGGTGTACTTGGAAAGGACTTGCAGCGATGGATCCAGGCTCGACAGACGCTGCCCACTTCGAAGGACATTTTGGAAGCCCTCAAGGCTGATCTTTGGAGCTCGGTCGTTAAAAATAGTCAACACCAAGATGCCTGGACTTGGG GTGGAATGCTAGTGGTGTCGGTGTCGGTCGCGGGTTTGGTTACCCTTGCGGCTATGACACAGCCTGCCCTGGCCCCCGAAGCAAAACACTCGCTACTCCAGTACGTTACGGGAAAGTATTTGTTGCCCAGTAACTGCCGGGTACATTTCGAGTGGGAGGAGCCACAGTTGGTCGGTGAAACTATGACTTTCACCGTGAAG TTTTATCAACGCAACGGTCAACCCTATCCGATATGTGACAAGGACAATCTAATAGTGGAGGTTACGGAGGGAGCGCGAAGAGTGGCAACCCTCATTGAATTAGGAGGGACGGATCCTCTCGCTGCGAATACCGCGGTCGTAAAATTCACCGTACGTCATGCCGGACAGTACAGGATCGCGGTACTCATCGGCTCCTGTCACGTACACGGCAGTCCGTTCCTCAAAACTTTTCTTCCCG GACCCCCCGATCCCAATAAAACGGTGTTTGTACGACAGAGCTCGACGGTCGTTTGTACCGCTGGAATCGCACATTCCATGACTATAGAGCCCCGAGACGAGTACGATAATTTGTGCTTGTTTGGAAGCGGCGAAGAACCTACCGACGGATACCACGTCAATATAACTCGC ATTGGCAGTACTTGCGAGGAAGGACTACAACCGGAGGGATGCACGATAAGCCTCGAATACGATTGCCCGAACCAGAGGATTCGTCTTAAAGTTGGATTCCCGAAAGGGGGATGTTATCACGCCACCGTCAGTCTCTCAGGCCTACAACTACACAATGGAGATTTTGATATTATCGTCCTCGAGG GTCCCGTTGCGAGAATGGTTCACAACAACGTGGCTTCGAAAGACCCTGACATTTGTTACGCGGCCAAGCTACTCGGAATGCAAGGGGAAAAGTTTTCCAAGccgaaaaaagtattttgcttcatatccCCGAAACAGTTGACCATCAAGGAATACCTGCTCAAGTTTATACCGAAGAGACTCGTCACTTTTAGACTCTGTCCTTCGACCAAGGTAAACTTATCGACG TTCCATTTTGAGAGTTGGAGTAATCAACACGAGGGTTACGACTCGTTCTCGATAGACGACGGTTGCCAACCACCGATCCAACTCATATCTCACTATCGTGACGTTATCGCCGCTACCTTTActctatttttattgaaaaatattggaggAAGCGAAACTTTCGCGGACAAACAAGACTTCTTTTATCACGAAGTGAGGAAACACCATCAGAAGCACTATCACGAGAAGCTCTCGATGAAGGTTCAACGGGACAAACTCTTGGAATCG TCGATGAAGGCGACCAAAGGATTTTCCGTTAGCGAATGGtgtagaaattttgaaattactTTCCAAGGAGAACAAG GAGTCGACTGGGGCGGTGTAAGACGAGAATGGTTCGAGTTGATATGCGCCTCCCTCTTCGACGCCGGTAACGGTTTGTTCGCATCCTTCGGAGAATCCCAGCAGGCTCTGGTACATCCGAACAACAAAAGGCCCCCGAATTTGAAACTGAAACACTACGAATTCGCTGGTCGTATCGTAGGGAAGTGTCTCTACGAGTCTGCGCTCGGTGGTTCTTATCGGCAATTGGTACGAGCTCGTTTCACTCGTTCCTTTCTCGCTCAAATAATCGGCCTTAGAGTTCATTACAAATACTTCGAGCAAGACGATCCCGATCTTTACTTGAGCAAAGTAAAATACATACTGGAGAATGACGTCGAGGAAATGGAGCTGTATTTCGTCGAGGAGGAATACGACAAGGACGGCCAATTGTTGAAAGTCGCCGAGCTCATTCCAGGCGGTTCGAAACTTCGCGTTACCAATGATACGAAATTACGTTATCTCGATGCGCTCGCTCAACATCGTCTCGCCAGTTCTATACGCAACGAAGTCGATCATTTTCTACGTGGCCTCAACGATCTCATTCCTGACAACTTGTTGGGAATATTCGACGAGAACGAGCTCGAA TTATTATTGTGCGGAACTGGTGAATACAGCGTGGCTGATTTGCGAGCTCATCACATCGTAAACGGCAGCTCCCCGGAGTTTCTTCGTGTCCTCGATTGGTATTGGACAGCGGTTAGTAATTTTACACAAGAAGAAATGGCTCGATTGCTTCAATTTACAACGGGATGCTCGCAACTTCCGCCGGGTGGATTCCAACAACTGAGCCCGCGTTTCCAAATCACAGCGGCTCCGACTTTCGCCAATCTTCCAACCGCTCATACTTG TTTCAATCAACTATGCCTTCCGGATTACGAGTGTTACGATCACTTTGAAAGGGCGTTACTACTCGCCATCAGCGAAGGGACCGAAGGTTTTGGGatgatttaa
- the LOC122410585 gene encoding apoptosis-resistant E3 ubiquitin protein ligase 1 isoform X3 produces the protein MPNNKKHASRDKDFFVDEISSIGMSLRPSGSASSGISSLASCGEVEALPELPPQDEERLQRAARLLQQRLVLRQWLTDHGLNVHYQKLMQMEVVSLEDVYGVQDNEVRGVLGKDLQRWIQARQTLPTSKDILEALKADLWSSVVKNSQHQDAWTWGGMLVVSVSVAGLVTLAAMTQPALAPEAKHSLLQYVTGKYLLPSNCRVHFEWEEPQLVGETMTFTVKFYQRNGQPYPICDKDNLIVEVTEGARRVATLIELGGTDPLAANTAVVKFTVRHAGQYRIAVLIGSCHVHGSPFLKTFLPGPPDPNKTVFVRQSSTVVCTAGIAHSMTIEPRDEYDNLCLFGSGEEPTDGYHVNITRIGSTCEEGLQPEGCTISLEYDCPNQRIRLKVGFPKGGCYHATVSLSGLQLHNGDFDIIVLEGPVARMVHNNVASKDPDICYAAKLLGMQGEKFSKPKKVFCFISPKQLTIKEYLLKFIPKRLVTFRLCPSTKVNLSTFHFESWSNQHEGYDSFSIDDGCQPPIQLISHYRDVIAATFTLFLLKNIGGSETFADKQDFFYHEVRKHHQKHYHEKLSMKVQRDKLLESSMKATKGFSVSEWCRNFEITFQGEQGVDWGGVRREWFELICASLFDAGNGLFASFGESQQALVHPNNKRPPNLKLKHYEFAGRIVGKCLYESALGGSYRQLVRARFTRSFLAQIIGLRVHYKYFEQDDPDLYLSKVKYILENDVEEMELYFVEEEYDKDGQLLKVAELIPGGSKLRVTNDTKLRYLDALAQHRLASSIRNEVDHFLRGLNDLIPDNLLGIFDENELELLLCGTGEYSVADLRAHHIVNGSSPEFLRVLDWYWTAVSNFTQEEMARLLQFTTGCSQLPPGGFQQLSPRFQITAAPTFANLPTAHTCFNQLCLPDYECYDHFERALLLAISEGTEGFGMI, from the exons ATGCCGAATAATAAAAAGCACGCGAGTCGCGACAAGGATTTTTTCGTCGATGAAATATCGTCGATCGGTATGTCCCTGCGACCCAGCGGCAGTGCCTCGTCCG GAATCTCGAGTCTGGCGAGTTGCGGGGAGGTCGAGGCGCTGCCCGAGCTACCACCGCAGGATGAGGAACGTCTGCAACGAGCGGCAAGATTGTTGCAACAGAGGCTGGTTTTACGACAGTGGTTAACGGATCACGGTCTCAATGTTCATTATCAAAA GCTGATGCAAATGGAAGTAGTATCTCTTGAAGACGTTTACGGGGTGCAAGATAACGAGGTACGCGGTGTACTTGGAAAGGACTTGCAGCGATGGATCCAGGCTCGACAGACGCTGCCCACTTCGAAGGACATTTTGGAAGCCCTCAAGGCTGATCTTTGGAGCTCGGTCGTTAAAAATAGTCAACACCAAGATGCCTGGACTTGGG GTGGAATGCTAGTGGTGTCGGTGTCGGTCGCGGGTTTGGTTACCCTTGCGGCTATGACACAGCCTGCCCTGGCCCCCGAAGCAAAACACTCGCTACTCCAGTACGTTACGGGAAAGTATTTGTTGCCCAGTAACTGCCGGGTACATTTCGAGTGGGAGGAGCCACAGTTGGTCGGTGAAACTATGACTTTCACCGTGAAG TTTTATCAACGCAACGGTCAACCCTATCCGATATGTGACAAGGACAATCTAATAGTGGAGGTTACGGAGGGAGCGCGAAGAGTGGCAACCCTCATTGAATTAGGAGGGACGGATCCTCTCGCTGCGAATACCGCGGTCGTAAAATTCACCGTACGTCATGCCGGACAGTACAGGATCGCGGTACTCATCGGCTCCTGTCACGTACACGGCAGTCCGTTCCTCAAAACTTTTCTTCCCG GACCCCCCGATCCCAATAAAACGGTGTTTGTACGACAGAGCTCGACGGTCGTTTGTACCGCTGGAATCGCACATTCCATGACTATAGAGCCCCGAGACGAGTACGATAATTTGTGCTTGTTTGGAAGCGGCGAAGAACCTACCGACGGATACCACGTCAATATAACTCGC ATTGGCAGTACTTGCGAGGAAGGACTACAACCGGAGGGATGCACGATAAGCCTCGAATACGATTGCCCGAACCAGAGGATTCGTCTTAAAGTTGGATTCCCGAAAGGGGGATGTTATCACGCCACCGTCAGTCTCTCAGGCCTACAACTACACAATGGAGATTTTGATATTATCGTCCTCGAGG GTCCCGTTGCGAGAATGGTTCACAACAACGTGGCTTCGAAAGACCCTGACATTTGTTACGCGGCCAAGCTACTCGGAATGCAAGGGGAAAAGTTTTCCAAGccgaaaaaagtattttgcttcatatccCCGAAACAGTTGACCATCAAGGAATACCTGCTCAAGTTTATACCGAAGAGACTCGTCACTTTTAGACTCTGTCCTTCGACCAAGGTAAACTTATCGACG TTCCATTTTGAGAGTTGGAGTAATCAACACGAGGGTTACGACTCGTTCTCGATAGACGACGGTTGCCAACCACCGATCCAACTCATATCTCACTATCGTGACGTTATCGCCGCTACCTTTActctatttttattgaaaaatattggaggAAGCGAAACTTTCGCGGACAAACAAGACTTCTTTTATCACGAAGTGAGGAAACACCATCAGAAGCACTATCACGAGAAGCTCTCGATGAAGGTTCAACGGGACAAACTCTTGGAATCG TCGATGAAGGCGACCAAAGGATTTTCCGTTAGCGAATGGtgtagaaattttgaaattactTTCCAAGGAGAACAAG GAGTCGACTGGGGCGGTGTAAGACGAGAATGGTTCGAGTTGATATGCGCCTCCCTCTTCGACGCCGGTAACGGTTTGTTCGCATCCTTCGGAGAATCCCAGCAGGCTCTGGTACATCCGAACAACAAAAGGCCCCCGAATTTGAAACTGAAACACTACGAATTCGCTGGTCGTATCGTAGGGAAGTGTCTCTACGAGTCTGCGCTCGGTGGTTCTTATCGGCAATTGGTACGAGCTCGTTTCACTCGTTCCTTTCTCGCTCAAATAATCGGCCTTAGAGTTCATTACAAATACTTCGAGCAAGACGATCCCGATCTTTACTTGAGCAAAGTAAAATACATACTGGAGAATGACGTCGAGGAAATGGAGCTGTATTTCGTCGAGGAGGAATACGACAAGGACGGCCAATTGTTGAAAGTCGCCGAGCTCATTCCAGGCGGTTCGAAACTTCGCGTTACCAATGATACGAAATTACGTTATCTCGATGCGCTCGCTCAACATCGTCTCGCCAGTTCTATACGCAACGAAGTCGATCATTTTCTACGTGGCCTCAACGATCTCATTCCTGACAACTTGTTGGGAATATTCGACGAGAACGAGCTCGAA TTATTATTGTGCGGAACTGGTGAATACAGCGTGGCTGATTTGCGAGCTCATCACATCGTAAACGGCAGCTCCCCGGAGTTTCTTCGTGTCCTCGATTGGTATTGGACAGCGGTTAGTAATTTTACACAAGAAGAAATGGCTCGATTGCTTCAATTTACAACGGGATGCTCGCAACTTCCGCCGGGTGGATTCCAACAACTGAGCCCGCGTTTCCAAATCACAGCGGCTCCGACTTTCGCCAATCTTCCAACCGCTCATACTTG TTTCAATCAACTATGCCTTCCGGATTACGAGTGTTACGATCACTTTGAAAGGGCGTTACTACTCGCCATCAGCGAAGGGACCGAAGGTTTTGGGatgatttaa
- the LOC122410585 gene encoding apoptosis-resistant E3 ubiquitin protein ligase 1 isoform X2 produces MARWSTVLSGVFLALSMVLSLGKLLMLAATNGNNGDLNEADQWLAEIGLERYRPIFRKKGISSLASCGEVEALPELPPQDEERLQRAARLLQQRLVLRQWLTDHGLNVHYQKLMQMEVVSLEDVYGVQDNEVRGVLGKDLQRWIQARQTLPTSKDILEALKADLWSSVVKNSQHQDAWTWGGMLVVSVSVAGLVTLAAMTQPALAPEAKHSLLQYVTGKYLLPSNCRVHFEWEEPQLVGETMTFTVKFYQRNGQPYPICDKDNLIVEVTEGARRVATLIELGGTDPLAANTAVVKFTVRHAGQYRIAVLIGSCHVHGSPFLKTFLPGPPDPNKTVFVRQSSTVVCTAGIAHSMTIEPRDEYDNLCLFGSGEEPTDGYHVNITRIGSTCEEGLQPEGCTISLEYDCPNQRIRLKVGFPKGGCYHATVSLSGLQLHNGDFDIIVLEGPVARMVHNNVASKDPDICYAAKLLGMQGEKFSKPKKVFCFISPKQLTIKEYLLKFIPKRLVTFRLCPSTKFHFESWSNQHEGYDSFSIDDGCQPPIQLISHYRDVIAATFTLFLLKNIGGSETFADKQDFFYHEVRKHHQKHYHEKLSMKVQRDKLLESSMKATKGFSVSEWCRNFEITFQGEQGVDWGGVRREWFELICASLFDAGNGLFASFGESQQALVHPNNKRPPNLKLKHYEFAGRIVGKCLYESALGGSYRQLVRARFTRSFLAQIIGLRVHYKYFEQDDPDLYLSKVKYILENDVEEMELYFVEEEYDKDGQLLKVAELIPGGSKLRVTNDTKLRYLDALAQHRLASSIRNEVDHFLRGLNDLIPDNLLGIFDENELELLLCGTGEYSVADLRAHHIVNGSSPEFLRVLDWYWTAVSNFTQEEMARLLQFTTGCSQLPPGGFQQLSPRFQITAAPTFANLPTAHTCFNQLCLPDYECYDHFERALLLAISEGTEGFGMI; encoded by the exons ATGGCACGATGGTCAACCGTTCTGTCGGGTGTTTTTTTAGCTCTGTCTATGGTCTTATCTCTGGGAAAACTGCTTATGCTCGCTGCAACTAACGGCAACAACGGCGATCTGAACGAAGCTGATCAGTGGCTGGCAGAAATTGGCCTGGAACGATATCGACCCATTTTCAGGAAGAAAG GAATCTCGAGTCTGGCGAGTTGCGGGGAGGTCGAGGCGCTGCCCGAGCTACCACCGCAGGATGAGGAACGTCTGCAACGAGCGGCAAGATTGTTGCAACAGAGGCTGGTTTTACGACAGTGGTTAACGGATCACGGTCTCAATGTTCATTATCAAAA GCTGATGCAAATGGAAGTAGTATCTCTTGAAGACGTTTACGGGGTGCAAGATAACGAGGTACGCGGTGTACTTGGAAAGGACTTGCAGCGATGGATCCAGGCTCGACAGACGCTGCCCACTTCGAAGGACATTTTGGAAGCCCTCAAGGCTGATCTTTGGAGCTCGGTCGTTAAAAATAGTCAACACCAAGATGCCTGGACTTGGG GTGGAATGCTAGTGGTGTCGGTGTCGGTCGCGGGTTTGGTTACCCTTGCGGCTATGACACAGCCTGCCCTGGCCCCCGAAGCAAAACACTCGCTACTCCAGTACGTTACGGGAAAGTATTTGTTGCCCAGTAACTGCCGGGTACATTTCGAGTGGGAGGAGCCACAGTTGGTCGGTGAAACTATGACTTTCACCGTGAAG TTTTATCAACGCAACGGTCAACCCTATCCGATATGTGACAAGGACAATCTAATAGTGGAGGTTACGGAGGGAGCGCGAAGAGTGGCAACCCTCATTGAATTAGGAGGGACGGATCCTCTCGCTGCGAATACCGCGGTCGTAAAATTCACCGTACGTCATGCCGGACAGTACAGGATCGCGGTACTCATCGGCTCCTGTCACGTACACGGCAGTCCGTTCCTCAAAACTTTTCTTCCCG GACCCCCCGATCCCAATAAAACGGTGTTTGTACGACAGAGCTCGACGGTCGTTTGTACCGCTGGAATCGCACATTCCATGACTATAGAGCCCCGAGACGAGTACGATAATTTGTGCTTGTTTGGAAGCGGCGAAGAACCTACCGACGGATACCACGTCAATATAACTCGC ATTGGCAGTACTTGCGAGGAAGGACTACAACCGGAGGGATGCACGATAAGCCTCGAATACGATTGCCCGAACCAGAGGATTCGTCTTAAAGTTGGATTCCCGAAAGGGGGATGTTATCACGCCACCGTCAGTCTCTCAGGCCTACAACTACACAATGGAGATTTTGATATTATCGTCCTCGAGG GTCCCGTTGCGAGAATGGTTCACAACAACGTGGCTTCGAAAGACCCTGACATTTGTTACGCGGCCAAGCTACTCGGAATGCAAGGGGAAAAGTTTTCCAAGccgaaaaaagtattttgcttcatatccCCGAAACAGTTGACCATCAAGGAATACCTGCTCAAGTTTATACCGAAGAGACTCGTCACTTTTAGACTCTGTCCTTCGACCAAG TTCCATTTTGAGAGTTGGAGTAATCAACACGAGGGTTACGACTCGTTCTCGATAGACGACGGTTGCCAACCACCGATCCAACTCATATCTCACTATCGTGACGTTATCGCCGCTACCTTTActctatttttattgaaaaatattggaggAAGCGAAACTTTCGCGGACAAACAAGACTTCTTTTATCACGAAGTGAGGAAACACCATCAGAAGCACTATCACGAGAAGCTCTCGATGAAGGTTCAACGGGACAAACTCTTGGAATCG TCGATGAAGGCGACCAAAGGATTTTCCGTTAGCGAATGGtgtagaaattttgaaattactTTCCAAGGAGAACAAG GAGTCGACTGGGGCGGTGTAAGACGAGAATGGTTCGAGTTGATATGCGCCTCCCTCTTCGACGCCGGTAACGGTTTGTTCGCATCCTTCGGAGAATCCCAGCAGGCTCTGGTACATCCGAACAACAAAAGGCCCCCGAATTTGAAACTGAAACACTACGAATTCGCTGGTCGTATCGTAGGGAAGTGTCTCTACGAGTCTGCGCTCGGTGGTTCTTATCGGCAATTGGTACGAGCTCGTTTCACTCGTTCCTTTCTCGCTCAAATAATCGGCCTTAGAGTTCATTACAAATACTTCGAGCAAGACGATCCCGATCTTTACTTGAGCAAAGTAAAATACATACTGGAGAATGACGTCGAGGAAATGGAGCTGTATTTCGTCGAGGAGGAATACGACAAGGACGGCCAATTGTTGAAAGTCGCCGAGCTCATTCCAGGCGGTTCGAAACTTCGCGTTACCAATGATACGAAATTACGTTATCTCGATGCGCTCGCTCAACATCGTCTCGCCAGTTCTATACGCAACGAAGTCGATCATTTTCTACGTGGCCTCAACGATCTCATTCCTGACAACTTGTTGGGAATATTCGACGAGAACGAGCTCGAA TTATTATTGTGCGGAACTGGTGAATACAGCGTGGCTGATTTGCGAGCTCATCACATCGTAAACGGCAGCTCCCCGGAGTTTCTTCGTGTCCTCGATTGGTATTGGACAGCGGTTAGTAATTTTACACAAGAAGAAATGGCTCGATTGCTTCAATTTACAACGGGATGCTCGCAACTTCCGCCGGGTGGATTCCAACAACTGAGCCCGCGTTTCCAAATCACAGCGGCTCCGACTTTCGCCAATCTTCCAACCGCTCATACTTG TTTCAATCAACTATGCCTTCCGGATTACGAGTGTTACGATCACTTTGAAAGGGCGTTACTACTCGCCATCAGCGAAGGGACCGAAGGTTTTGGGatgatttaa